The following coding sequences lie in one Miscanthus floridulus cultivar M001 chromosome 9, ASM1932011v1, whole genome shotgun sequence genomic window:
- the LOC136480163 gene encoding uncharacterized protein, producing MAVPTFLRWSESPITFDQRDHPSHIVRLGCYPLIINPIVHKKHLTKVLMDGGSSLNILYVDTLNAMRIPWSELCPASSPFHGMISRTQAYLLKQIDLPIMFGDRSNFHSEVLTFEVVDFPVSYHAILGWPCYAKFMAVPNYTYLKLKMSGPNGIITMGSTFLHAYTCYHDHFELATAIINSSELSRLGSCRPQQS from the coding sequence ATGGCCGTCCCCACCTTCCttcgctggtcagaatctccgatcacttttgatcagagggaccatccttcccacatcgtCAGACTAGGTTGCTATCCGCTCATCATCAACCCCATCGTTCACAAGaaacacctcaccaaggtgctgatggatggaggcagcagcctcaacattctctatgttgacaccctcaatgccatgcgcatcccctggtcaGAGCTCTGCCCGgcaagctctcccttccacggcatgaTCTCGAGGACACAGGCATACCTACTcaagcagatcgacctacccatcatgtttggtgACCGATCCAACTTCCACTCAGAGGTGCTTACCTTTGAGGTAGTGGACTTCCCAGtgtcttaccatgccatcttggggtggccatgctacgccaagttcatggcggtccccaattacacctacctaaagttgaagatgtcggGACCGAATGGCATCATCACTATGGGCAGCACCTTCTTGCACGCCTACACGTGCTACCACGACCATTTTGAGCttgccactgccatcatcaactcatccgagctctcTCGGCTCGGGAGTTGTCGACCCCAGCAAtcctag